CCAACTTTCATAATTTGGTGTGAGATGAACTATAAGTTGTCGAAACATATATaaatgttttcaaaaaaatattaaacctataatttatttaagtttaaatttgaatttgtcCCAACTGTTAAAACTATAGGACATACATAATTACAAAAAGAATTCATATTAAGTGAGCAAAATTATAAAaagaattcataattttttccctccaatttgaatgaaaattatgttggaaattttaataaaaatttaaagtttgaataaaaaattgtgtctcatgaatgtgggagtgtcttttggctctccacattcttgagttaattgaagagttttgactcttcatattcttgagttaatgggaagattaattgagttaattaatcttccatgactcttggtgtgcattttggggcttataaatagtgggttcatttcctcatttcaagtacatgaaattttctctctttcaagctctctcttgcattacatattgttatctttccatttggcctctcgtaaaatctcggtgataaagtaaaggtacgttttcagttcgccgtagtagtgtctcgtgctaagtcactgctggttgttccgttgtatcctgggaaacagacgtccgctgaaacctcgaagcacataccggagagggcgaatctgttttaaggaaactgtacatgctacaggcctcggtttggttttgttttcttttacataatagtcatactgtaaacatcacacttgtttcggttattactttatctctacaagtttgtttttatgctactggttttagcaatttttctaacaatCTTAAAACAGATTACTCATTACGTGTTGTTTCAGATATGGCTACTGAAACCAGTGTGCAAAGGGAAACTGGTCATGTTGTCCCTCCTCAAGTTGTCCCTCATGGTTCCCCACGTGCTGCTGCGGTTACTGTTCCAGCCAGTCACGGTGACAAACCTGAGAAGTTCACTGGTGTGGACTTCAAAAGGTGGCAGCAGAAGATGCTGTTTTACTTGACGATGCTGAACCTGGCAAGATTCCTTACTAAGGAGGCTCCTAAACTCAACGAGGGTGAGGGAGATGTTGAATCTGTTAGTGCGGTTGAGGCATGGAATCATTCTGATTTCTTATGCCGAAACTATGTACTAAACGGATTGGCCGATTCGCTCTACAACGTGTTTTGCGAAAAGAAAACGGCTAAAGAACTGTGGGAATCTCTTGACAGAAAGTACAAAACCGAGGATGCCGGGGCCAAGAAATTTCTTGTTGGTAGTTTTTTGGACTTtaaaatggtggattcaaagctGGTTATCAGCCAAGTTCAAGAACTCCAAGTGATTCTTCACGAGATTCACGGTGAGGGGATGACTTTGAGCGAATCATTCCAAGTAGCCgctattgttgagaagctaccaccagcttggaaggatttcaaaaattacttgaagcacaagcgaaaggagatgaatgttgaagagcTCATTGTTCGACTTCGTATCGAGGAAGACAATAAGAGCGCGGAAAGACGATTGTTTTCTCCTATTGCTGCTAAGGCAAATGTTGTCGAGCATGGTCAAAGCTCGAAAAAgagaacattttccttttccaacaaaaggttgaacatgggaCCCAAGGGAGGCATTTCGAAGAAAAAGTTCTCCGGAAAATGCTACAATTGTGATGGTATGGGTCACAAGGCATCTGAGTGTAAGAAGCCGAAGAGAAACCGAGAGGCGAATGTGGTAGAGAACATTGCTCATGAGGTTTCGAACATGAATCTCTGTGCTGTAATATCAGAGGTTAATCTGGTGGGTTCTAATCCAAGGGAGTGGTGGATCGACACTGGTGCCACTCGCCATGTTTGCTCCGACAAGGAGATGTTTGCTACTCTTGAGGAATCTATGAATGGGGAAAAGTTATTCATGGGAAATTCCGCCACTTCGGAGATCAAGGGTGAAGGGAAAGTTATCCTAAAGATGACATCTGGAAAAGAACTGACTTTGAACAATGTGCTGTTTGTGCCTGACATCCGCAAGAACTTGGTGTCAGGGTCGCTTCTTAACAAGCATGGTTTCCGCATTGTATTCGAGTCAGATAAGGTGGTTTTGTCGAAAAGTGGAATGTTTGTTGGCAAAGGGTATGTTTGTAATGGTTTATTCAAACTCAATGTGATGGCTATTAAGCCTGTGATGAATAAAGTTAATGCATTTGCTTACTTACTTGAGTCTTCTTGTTTATGGCATGGTAGACTTGGACACGTTAATTATGATACAATTCGTagactaattaacatgaaaagcattcctgcattccaaattgataaacaacacaaatgtgAAACCTGTGTTGAGGCAAAACTAAAGAGATCATCTTTTCGAACTATTGAAAGAAATAGCGAACCACTTGATATAATTCAcagtgatgtatgtgatttaaaaggtgtacaaactcgtggtggaaataaatatttcattacttttgttgacgatagcacaaaattttgttatgtgtatctcctcaaaagtaaggatgaagctattgacaaatttgtccaatataagagtgaagttgaaaatcaacttagcaataaaattaaggtgctaagaagtgatcgtggaggtgaatatgaatcNNNNNNNNNNNNNNNNNNNNNNNNNNNNNNNNNNNNNNNNNNNNNNNNNNNNNNNNNNNNNNNNNNNNNNNNNNNNNNNNNNNNNNNNNNNNNNNNNNNNNNNNNNNNNNNNNNNNNNNNNNNNNNNNNNNNNNNNNNNNNNNNNNNNNNNNNNNNNNNNNNNNNNNNNNNNNNNNNNNNNNNNNNNNNNNNNNNNNNNNNNNNNNNNNNNNNNNNNNNNNNNNNNNNNNNNNNNNNNNNNNNNNNNNNNNNNNNNNNNNNNNNNNNNNNNNNNNNNNNNNNNNNNNNNNNNNNNNNNNNNNNNNNNNNNNNNNNNNNNNNNNNNNNNNNNNNNNNNNNNNNNNNNNNNNNNNNNNNNNNNNNNNNNNNNNNNNNNNNNNNNNNNNNNNNNNNNNNNNNNNNNNNNNNNNNNNNNNNNNNNNNNNNNNNNNNNNNNNNNNNNNNNNNNNNNNNNNNNNNNNNNNNNNNNNNNNNNNNNNNNNNNNNNNNNNNNNNNNNNNNNNNNNNNNNNNNNNNNNNNNNNNNNNNNNNNNNNNNNNNNNNNNNNNNNNNNNNNNNNNNNNNNNNNNNNNNNNNNNNNNNNNNNNNNNNNNNNNNNNNNNNNNNNNNNNNNNNNNNNNNNNNNNNNNNNNNNNNNNNNNNNNNNNNNNNNNNNNNNNNNNNNNNNNNNNNNNNNNNNNNNNNNNNNNNNNNNNNNNNNNNNNNNNNNNNNNNNNNNNNNNNNNNNNNNNNNNNNNNNNNNNNNNNNNNNNNNNNNNNNNNNNNNNNNNNNNNNNNNNNNNNNNNNNNNNNNNNNNNNNNNNNNNNNNNNNNNNNNNNNNNNNNNNNNNNNNNNNNNNNNNNNNNNNNNNNNNNNNNNNNNNNNNNNNNNNNNNNNNNNNNNNNNNNNNNNNNNNNNNNNNNNNNNNNNNNNNNNNNNNNNNNNNNNNNNNNNNNNNNNNNNNNNNNNNNNNNNNNTAAAAACAaacttgtagagataaagtaataaccgaaacaagtgtgatgtttacagtatgactattatgtaaaagaaaacaaaaccaaaccgaggcctgtagcatgtacagtttccttaaaacagattcgccctctccggtatgtgcttcgaggtttcagcggacgtctgtttcccaggatacaacggaacaaccagcagtgacttagcacgagacactactacggcgaactgaaaacgtacctttactttatcaccgagattttacgagaggccaaatggaaagataacaatatgtaatgcaagagagagcttgaaagagagaaaatttcatgtacttgaaatgaggaaatgaacccactatttataagccccaaaatgcacaccaagagtcatggaagattaattaactcaattaatcttcccattaactcaagaatatgaagagtcaaaactcttcaattaactcaagaatgtggagagccaaaagacactcccacattcacgagacacaattttttattcaaactttaaatttttattaaaatttccaacaaaggaaactgtacatgctacaggcctcggtttggttttgttttcttttacataatagttatactgtaaacatcacacttgtttcggttattactttatctctacaagtttgtttttatgctactggttttagcaatttttctaacaaaTTATACAATGAAGTATTAAACAAAAGGTCTAAACGAGACCGGGCTTGTAGCCCAGTGATTTCATCTCTTATTGGAATAGTCGGTTTTCTCGGATTAAATCTCcctcttagtttttttttttaaaaaaaagaaaagaaaaaaagtacGTGGTGGGTGGAATAAACGAAGATGCTAGTTTGATGCTGAAACACACTCCAGGGGCTATTATGTCAATTTACAGAACGGGAAGAGAGTGCGCATTACGGGCCGCCAGCTCAACCTACGCCCCGTTCTCTGATATATAAAAGGCGACAAAGCGTTCTCGATCTTTCAATCTGCATTCTCGTAATCTCTTtacaatatcataaacattgcAAAGGAATCGATCTCTCTCCAGTTGGTACTATCAGCGTAAGCTCCGTTATCTGATCATCTTAtaaattatattcatattttcagGTATAATTTGTTCGTTTTATAATTTTAGCTGttgattttgtgttttttttaatgatttgttGTGTGAATTGAAGAAATGGCGACGAAGAAGAGCGTGGGATCGTTGAAAGAAGCCGATCTGAAGGGAAAAAGAGTTTTTGTCAGAGTGGATCTGAACGTGCCTTTGGATGATAACTTCAATATTACCGATGATAACAGAATTAGAGCTGCCCTCCCCACAATCAAGTACTTGATTGGACATGGTGCCAGAGTCATCCTCTCCTCACACCTCGTACGTGTTATCAAGTTTTTTCCTCTCCTGGATGGATTTACCatttttttgataattagaTCAGTGGTGGATGATTTATTTAGAAGTTTTTATGACTTTTTGTCATCCTGGATTAAGCAGTTTTATCTGTCCAATGCAAATATTTTTgcctttcctttttttttatttgatgttGCACGGGCTTGAAGTTTAGATCTTTATATATATAGCGCAGCTCCGTTGGAGAAGAATCCCTAGGGTTTGAGATGCCCTAAGGATTGTAATGTTGTGATGAGTTTGTTGTTCGAGTTTCTGATAGAAGTTTATCGATGATTCATAGATTCTTATCCATGTGCTATGCCATTCTTTTCCTGTTAACTTTGCAATGTGAATATCTTGTGGAGATTGATAGATGGAAGGAAAGTTGAAGGGTCTCCTGATGATAAAATGTGTAATGTAGTGATGTTAGAAACTATTGTATAGAGATGCTTTTATGATAAGAAGTGATTAATAACATTAACATGGGTTTCAGGGGCGCCCAAAAGGCGTGACTCCAAAGTACAGTTTGAAGCCTCTTGTTCCTAGACTCTCTGAACTTCTTGGAGTCGAGGTATGCTGGTCCTTAAGTTTTAAAAGGCGATCTATCTCTTGTGCAAAGTTGTTTTTTGATTAtcttatcttattttttttaaatatttctaGGTCAAGATGGCTAATGACTGTGTTGGTGAAGAAGTTCAGAAGTTGGTAGCGGGGTTGCCTGAGGGAGGTGTTCTTCTTCTGGAGAATGTCAGGTTTcacaaagaagaagaaaagaatgaTCCCGAGTTTGCAAAGAAGCTTGCGTCACTAGCAgatttgtatgttaatgatGCATTTGGAACTGCTCATAGAGCCCACGCTTCAACAGAGGGAGTGGCCAAGTATTTGGAACCTTCTGTTGCCGGATTCCTTATGCAGAAGGTTTGTGTCATTTGAACTTTCTGTTTAGATGTATTGAAGCTGTCGTCCATATTTTGATAGAGCCATTGATTTCAATGTTTATTTGTCAATATAGTCTCTTTAAACAGTCTGATGTTGTCTACTGTCGAATAAAAACTTGTTTAGTAATTTTATGCTTTGACTTCTATTCAGGTTAAGAAGCAACATTTCCTTCTCATAATTGTTGGtgattcttattttaaaatggtacgAGCATTAGccattatattcttgattttgttttcaGGAGCTTGACTATCTAGTTGGGGCTGTGACCAACCCCAAGAAGCCTTTTGCTGCAATTGTTGGTGGCTCAAAGGTATCCACCAAAATCAGTGTTATAGAGTCACTGTTACAAAAGGTGGACATTCTTTTACTGGGTGGAGGAATGATCTTTACCTTCTACAAAGCTCAAGGATATGCTGTGGGATCCTCACTTGTAGAGGAAGACAAGCTTGATCTGGCTACTTCACTTTTGGAGAAGGCTAAGGCAAAAGGGGTTTCTATCCTGCTACCTTCTGATGTGGTTGTTGCTGACAAGTTCGCTGCTGATGCTAACTGCAAGGTAGGCAGTTTTTGTGTAGCAGGTGAATTTAATTTTATCTGCATTTGGATAGTTTTGTATTTCACTGACACAAATTACCATCAAAGCGGCCATTGCATTATCTTACATTTCGATTGTTTACCTTGCTCTGGTGGTTAACATTGAAAATGGTTGCGGTTGAAGAGCATTTGTACCAATATCCTCGAGGAATaaaatgtttcttttttttttttaaggttgTTCCGGCATCTGGAATCCCTGATGGTTGGATGGGCTTGGATATCGGACCTGATAGTATCAAATCGTTTGGTGAAGCTCTAGATACCACCAAGACGATCATCTGGAACGGACCTATGGGTGTGTTTGAGTTTGACAAATTTGCTGCTGGAACAGAGGTATGACTTGAAATTTCTATTTGAGTGATAAACAACACTATATATTGGATTTTGTTCAAGGGTGTCCCCCCGATAGATCAGGTTATAGCCGGATTCTCTATTGCGTTGGTTTCAAATTAGCCCATCATGTTATAAATCTGTCCGGCTTTGGACTGTCtggtttatttttatatattttattttgaaattgaaaaagaaatgaagaaatataGAGTTGGTATTTTTTTCAGTCACACTgaactataaaaatatattgagagaatataaaaatattgttttgggCCTGATAGGATTGCCTGAAAAATATTAGAACCTTTCCTAATAAGCTGGGTCTGTTAATTGACCAAAATAACCTGCGATGTTAACATACAGGTTTAAATCGAGTTGTACTTTATCTGGTTCTGACTCAACACCCTATTTTTCTTTGATGTCCTTGTCGTGTTCTATCGTCCGGCTACAAAATCACTGCTTTTGGTATCTATCTGGTGCTTCTGATTTTCTTTTCCAGGCTATTGCCAAGAAACTAGCAGAACTCAGTGGAAAGGGAGTGACCACGATCATCGGAGGAGGCGACTCTGTTGCTGCAGTCGAGAAGGTTGGTCTTGCAGACAAGATGAGCCATATTTCGACTGGAGGAGGTGCCAGCTTGGAACTTCTCGAGGGGAAAATGCTTCCGGGAGTTCTTGCCCTCAATGAAGCTTAAGTGGCTAGTTGCTGTGTTGGTGTTTTTTTGTCCTGTCTTTCGTTGTAGTCGGACCTGATTTTCACCAGGTCGTGTGGAGATTAATGTTGTAAGAGCTAGTTTTGTAGAAATGGTGGTTACAATTTTAATAATCATCGCTACTACCATGACTCAAGATGAATAAGAAATTCTGTATTTGCATAGTTATCGTTGCTTCAAATGGCCACcatatttatacaaattatGCTTCATGTGAGCAAAATTTAGAGAGATTCTATGATCCtccattttaattatttaaaatcagtCTATTTTTTGATTAcgtattaatattaataaaaaatacgaAGCTTTGATTTTTATTCGTGAAGGGTAGGTAATTCAATGTTTTGTTAAGCTGTACCATTTAACCTGATCGATTTTTCTCGTTTATCCATGATAAAGCGTTAGATAattaaaaactatatatatctTACTgacttattaaaaaattaacatttctaattgttttttaatgttttatatttgaatatattacTATATTAGTTTAGGCGGTGTTAAATTTCTCATTGTCACAAAGATTTATATTTACGAGATATCTTCATCtcgatttattaaaaataataattttcaactaaatttattaacaaatatattttttatatatataaatatagccTTGGATGAACTCACcgtatatttaaaattaatctaaTTTCTCAGGTTCATCACGGTTTCCGTTGCATAGTACTCTCATTTTGAAGACGAAAGTATGGTTTCCATTGGAGCGTACCCAAATTCCATTGTTTCATCACTGCCTGAAAGATTCATTATATTACAGAACTGCCTCAGATTCTTCTTCTCCACCCCTTCACCGaatttttcttccaaattaCAGCAAAAACCTAGGAAAGTTTCCATGTTTACGAATTCCATTGCACAAGACTACGTTGCCACATCCAAGGATAACTTTCACGCTTCAATTCCCCAACCCCGTGATTCCTTCCATTCAGGTTCTCCTTGTTGGCATTGAAGGATTGTTCTTAATTTCTAGGTTTCTTTTTCTAATTTTTGGCAGTTTTTGGGTCATAATTCAGGATTAGAAGATGTTGTGACTGGATACATATTCGGCAAGAAGAAGGCCACTGAAGTTGCTCACTTGTAGGCATTTATTGATTCTCCGGTTGAATAAGAGCTAGGGGGGCGGCAAATTTACTAGCCAAATCACAATCTTAGTTAGAACAGAATAATTTGTATACTTGAATTTGGCTAAAAATAATCTGGGAAGCATTGGAgctaggattttttttttgctaattaTACTGTCTTTCTTATTACCTGATACTGAATTTGATGGTTTTTCTTATATTAGGATATGGAAGAATGTAGTTCGAAAAGGAGATGTGGTTGTAGATGCCACCTGTGGCAATGGATTTGATACTTTAGCTTTGCTAAAATTGATTGGTGATAGAACGCACAGAGGTCGTGTTTATGCAATGGACCTTCAAAAAAATGCTTTGGAAAGCACTTCTTCTTTGTTGGATCAGTCCGTCAGCCCTGATGAGGTTATTTTGTGTTTGTGTATTTGATGATAAGCCCACTATTGATCCCTATACGATTGGTACATGATGACTGCCATTTTGtatctattaatttttttttggcattCTGGTCCAAGTCAATAGTTGTTGATAATGAACAATGGTTTGGCTCGACTTAGGAAATGCAGCTTAGAACTGGTGTGGGTTATAGTTGAACTATATGCAATGTTATTGTGTGGGAACATGTGATTTTTGCTGGTGTTCTATGGTTGTGATATGTTGTATCGTGTGTTTTATGTGTATTAATGCTAAACTTTGCTATGCATGTGACATGTCACGCTATGGTCTGTTTTGTGCATATCCACTTTGTTAGCAGATGATCCTGCTGTCAACAACTTGGTAGTGCCCAATCCATTCCATGAGTCAGgaaaattttttgtttgaacGACTAGGCAAATTAGTTTGTCTTGGCTGGTCGTTTATCTTATGGAACAAAATAGGAATATTTTCAGCTGGTAATTTGGAGTGGTTTCTTGTGTACATTGCTCAGAAATTTTGGCAGAGACAGAGCAAAAACCATTGTTAGCCCTCTGCCAAGTTTTGTGCCTTGAATTTGTTGTGCAAAGAAGTTGCAAACTCATTTATTCTCTTTTCACGTTTGTTAAAAAATGATGCTATGTGTGAGCTAGCTCTGACAATCTGTTTTGGTATGTAGTTGATGTTTGGTTTTATCTTTACTCTTTGGTCTCTCTTAAGAAACccagtttgagatttttttgtTGCAATGCAGAGAGACCTTGTAGAACTGTATGCCCTTTGCCATACCAAAATGGAAGAAATTGTTCCCCAGGGTGTTTCAGTGAGGTATTTTTACAACTTTGTTATGAAAAAATTTGAATGATGTGAACATCAATTTGACTGTGATTTTACCTCGCTCTTTAGGTTAGTTGCATTCAACTTGGGTTACCTTCCAGGAGGAGACAAAAGGATTAAAACCCAGTCAGAAACGACGCTCCTTGCATTAGAAGCCGCAGAAAAAATACTTGCACCTGGAGGCCTCATTAGTTTAGTGGTCTATGTGGGACATTCTGGTGGAAGGTAACAATATGTTCACAATTTCTtggattttattaaaataattattcatcTTCTAAAATATGATTCCATTATTTTGTAGGGAGGAGTTGGACGCTGTCCAGTCTTTTGCTTCTAGATTGCCTGCAAACAATTGGACATGCTGCAATCTCCAAATGTTAAACCGACCCTCAGCTCCGGTACTCGTTTTGTTGTCAAAAAGATGACAGTGGATGTATCATTTATACACTGTTAGtttgtattttgaattatgCATTATATCTGTAAATCCGAATATATTTTATCACCTCTAGGCATTCTTTTACCTTGGACGTTGACTAAACATTCAGCGCTTCTTGTTGTTCCTTGTCATGTTCGTGGCTGAGCATCATCTGCTAGACCATATCTTCCACAGTATCTGGAAGTTCAGGATTTTGGGTTTGAAATTACCCTTATTTATGAACTAGTTCTCATGTGCCCTGTGCAATAGTAGTACGTCAATGGGATATTAGTATCGATACTTACCTTGTCTATTTGAGAGTTGATGATCATATATacaaaacatgaaatttaagCCATTAACGAGTAATGACTGGAAATTAGATGATTCCCTTGTGGAAGATTTATTTGTTGATGGAACCTGCTAACGTTATGCCAAAAGTCTATACCTTTTTCGATCTGGGTCTGTTCTAATATGTTCATATTTTGTAGATAGCTGAATTGAAATTTTGCTAGTATTGGTCAAAATTTGACAGAGGTCCGTCACCCTTAATTCTGGCCGttggatttttcaaaaataacttTGGAGTTGAAGAAGTTCAAAAATATCGTGACCGGTGAACGATCGCGATGGGACTCGAACCTACAATCTCCCGCTCCGGAGGCGAGCGCCTTAACCATTAGGCCACGCGATGTGCAAAATGTTACcatttttaataatatcttCACTTTCAAACACAATTTCATTTTATAGGAATAATTTGAAAGTTTTGTGAATCGATGCTGatgatttcaaaaataataatttattcctctttaaaggaaaaaaagaaagaaaaaaataatccaCATACAAAAAATTGTATAATCTATAAagctataaattttatattctaTAAATAGTTATAAAGTATTAttctttaatattaaaatataaattttaacttaTATAATACAGAATAACATATTGTACTTAGGGgtgcaaaatttcggttaaaccgaattaaccgaacgaACAGAAttaattcggaaattcggttcggttaattcggaagttcggttttgaaattttagacaatcggttaattcggttaatttggttcggttttcggttttaatttgaaaaattcggttaaaccgaattaaccgaattaatatatatattaatttaagttgtatatgaacattaaaaataaaatcggttatttgaaaataaaatcggtTAAATCGGTTATAAGTCTATTCagttcggtcggtaaccgaaTAGACCGATTGCACACCCCTAATTGTACTCAATAGAATAGGCCCATTATTTGTGGCCAACTTCATGGGCTTAAGATCAACATTTGTTTGTTCTTCTCGCCCAAGAAAACTGTCTCAAAAACTATCTTCTGTATTCTACTCTGCAAAATTGTAAGCCATTTTGGCAGCAGCATTTCAATATTTCGTATGATTTTGTCCCCTTGATCTTCAGTATTTTGCATTTATTCTAAGAACTTAATCACTGATCTTTCAGTGTTTTTTAGGTCTagtggaaaattatatttaacttTGGGTTTTAATCCTCGTCGGTCATTTACCAGATTTCCATTTGGTTAGGTCCTTAGAGGGTATTCAGACataatttttggatgaaaagTAATCCATTCGATTTATTTCTGTATCTATTTCAGAGGCTAATTATCGATTTTGAGTCTTAGGACCTAGTTTTTTTTCTAGAGTCTCGATAAATCTTTAAGTCAGCCTTCgaaagttcaatttttttttacttatgtGAATATTGTCTGTTGGAACAGTCAGtatgaatttatgtttgttttgtttatgcTGCAGCTATTTATTCGAATATTAAAGTTTAAATCAAGAAATCATGGGCGATAGCCAGTATTCCTTTTCTCTCACTACTTTCAGGTATGCACTAATGGCTTGATGGATGTTTGTTTTAAGTTAATGTGTATAGCTTAGGTGTTGTTATTTCCCAATCGTTGTGGAGCCCTTCAGGAAAACTCGTTCAGATTGAACATGCATTGACTGCTGTCGGATCTGGTCAAACATCTTTAGGAATTAAaggtaaatttgaattttatccCTGCACGTTATTGATATAATTGCAcagtatttatataattaagtGCAACAAATTAGGATCCTCATTAGTTTAAGAGGGTGAAGTGAAATGTTGGATGGGTATGGCATTCATAAGTTGAGAAAGCAATATATGTTATTACGAACATGAGAAAATGCTAAAGACATGAGTTTGGGTTTCTTATGTTTAAGCTTTAAGATTTTGCATTTAAATAGGCTAAATTCAGCTCAAAACTGCAAGTTTATTTGTTAAAGGGTTTGGGTTTCTTAAGTTCAAGCTTTAAGATTTTGCATTTTAATAGGCTAAATTCAGCTCAAAACTGCAAGTTTATTATTTAAAGGGTTGCTTTatggatttgaattaaattttgatGAGGAAACTTATCAGGATCTCTATCCTGAATTCAACAGAAAACGCGTTATTATGGTGCTTGTGGGTAATATTTTGTCCTATTTCCACCATTCTTTAAGTAACCTGCGACCTGCACAATAGAGAGGAGAACATTTGCTACAAAGTCTCATTATTCTTGTGTTTCGGTGGTTGCAGCTGCTAATGGTGTTGTTATTGCAACAGAGAAGAAATTACCTTCAATTTTGGTTGATGAGACATCTGTAAGTATCTTAGTCATAATAATGGGATTCAAGTTTATTCACTTGGAACTTTGAGATCTGTTTCAGTTGTATTCTGGAAGAGTGTAGATGGACTATCACAGGATTCAAGTTTTAATTCTCGGAACTTTGAGAACTTTTTCAGTTGTATTCCGGAAGAGTTCAGATGGACTATCTGTTTCAATTAGTTTACTCTCTCTTAAACCTAACGAATCGATCCCACCTCCTTGTTATATATGCCAAATTACTTTCTAATGCATGTCTTTGTACATTTAGTCACCCTCTGAACCTTTTGTCAGCAATTCTTTCCCATTCTCTCCTTGTTGACCTTGTTTTCTACTCGTAGAGTTAGGTGGTTCATGGTGAACACATGGTCATTTGGATGTTTAACCTTCTAACGATCATTTCTTGCATAAACCAAGTGCCTACTCTTGGGGTCATAGTCACTATCGAGA
This genomic window from Primulina huaijiensis isolate GDHJ02 chromosome 7, ASM1229523v2, whole genome shotgun sequence contains:
- the LOC140981092 gene encoding phosphoglycerate kinase, cytosolic, which produces MATKKSVGSLKEADLKGKRVFVRVDLNVPLDDNFNITDDNRIRAALPTIKYLIGHGARVILSSHLGRPKGVTPKYSLKPLVPRLSELLGVEVKMANDCVGEEVQKLVAGLPEGGVLLLENVRFHKEEEKNDPEFAKKLASLADLYVNDAFGTAHRAHASTEGVAKYLEPSVAGFLMQKELDYLVGAVTNPKKPFAAIVGGSKVSTKISVIESLLQKVDILLLGGGMIFTFYKAQGYAVGSSLVEEDKLDLATSLLEKAKAKGVSILLPSDVVVADKFAADANCKVVPASGIPDGWMGLDIGPDSIKSFGEALDTTKTIIWNGPMGVFEFDKFAAGTEAIAKKLAELSGKGVTTIIGGGDSVAAVEKVGLADKMSHISTGGGASLELLEGKMLPGVLALNEA
- the LOC140980370 gene encoding tRNA (mnm(5)s(2)U34)-methyltransferase, chloroplastic isoform X2; its protein translation is MVSIGAYPNSIVSSLPERFIILQNCLRFFFSTPSPNFSSKLQQKPRKVSMFTNSIAQDYVATSKDNFHASIPQPRDSFHSGLEDVVTGYIFGKKKATEVAHLIWKNVVRKGDVVVDATCGNGFDTLALLKLIGDRTHRGRVYAMDLQKNALESTSSLLDQSVSPDERDLVELYALCHTKMEEIVPQGVSVRLVAFNLGYLPGGDKRIKTQSETTLLALEAAEKILAPGGLISLVVYVGHSGGREELDAVQSFASRLPANNWTCCNLQMLNRPSAPIAELKFC
- the LOC140980370 gene encoding tRNA (mnm(5)s(2)U34)-methyltransferase, chloroplastic isoform X1; the encoded protein is MVSIGAYPNSIVSSLPERFIILQNCLRFFFSTPSPNFSSKLQQKPRKVSMFTNSIAQDYVATSKDNFHASIPQPRDSFHSGLEDVVTGYIFGKKKATEVAHLIWKNVVRKGDVVVDATCGNGFDTLALLKLIGDRTHRGRVYAMDLQKNALESTSSLLDQSVSPDERDLVELYALCHTKMEEIVPQGVSVRLVAFNLGYLPGGDKRIKTQSETTLLALEAAEKILAPGGLISLVVYVGHSGGREELDAVQSFASRLPANNWTCCNLQMLNRPSAPVLVLLSKR